ACTCCGAGCGCGGCCATGGTCTCGGCATCGCTCACGCCGATCCCGGCATCGAGGCCGCGCTCGATGACAGGCCACGCCGTGGACGACACCGTGCCGCAATTGAGGCCGGCCATGACGGTCGGCGCCGCGGTGTCGACCGACACGGGCTTGCCGGCCCCGAGCGAAGCAGTGACACATGCGGCGGTCGCCGGTTCGACGGCGAGGATCGCCGTTCGTCCGTCGCGCCCGGAGGCTCGGTAGTGCTCGATCGCGGCCTGCAGGAGTGAGCCGACGCCGGTCGGTACGACGACCAGGCCAGGGCTTGTACCGAGTTGTACGTCGATCTCCGCGAACAAGGTCGAGTACCCGGCGACGATCCAGCGAGGCACTTCCTCATAACCGGTCCACGCCGTGTCCTGGATCAACAGCTCCGCGTCGGTGCACGACTCGTTGGCGATCCGTACGGCCTCGTCGTACACCTGGCCGGTCTCGACGACCTGGGCACCTTCGTCTCCGATCGCCCGCAGCGTCCCGGCCGGCAGACCGGCCGGGACGTAGATGCGGGCGGTCAGGCCGAGAAGCCTGGCGATGTGGGCGAGAGCACGGCCGTGGTTGCCGTCCGTCGCGGTCACCACCGTCAGCGGTGCCGGTCGGGTCAGCAGTGCCGTAGTCGCGGAGAGTTCGGCGAACGTCCGGGCCGGCGGCCGGCCCGCCCGGGCGCTGACCGCCAGGTTGGTCGCCCACGACGCGCCGAGGACCTTGAAGGCCGGCAGGCCGAAGCGGTCTGACTCGTCCTTGATCCACACCTGTTCCGCACCGAGGGACTCGGCAAGCGCGGGCACCGCG
The genomic region above belongs to Kribbella solani and contains:
- a CDS encoding diaminopropionate ammonia-lyase; this translates as MAAPALEFHQSIPGYSPTPLVAVPALAESLGAEQVWIKDESDRFGLPAFKVLGASWATNLAVSARAGRPPARTFAELSATTALLTRPAPLTVVTATDGNHGRALAHIARLLGLTARIYVPAGLPAGTLRAIGDEGAQVVETGQVYDEAVRIANESCTDAELLIQDTAWTGYEEVPRWIVAGYSTLFAEIDVQLGTSPGLVVVPTGVGSLLQAAIEHYRASGRDGRTAILAVEPATAACVTASLGAGKPVSVDTAAPTVMAGLNCGTVSSTAWPVIERGLDAGIGVSDAETMAALGVLQQHGLSVGPCGAAALAGLQAAAGLSGGAQAVGLGPTTRAVLVSTEGIQIDLGVPLTTNLKD